A single region of the Arthrobacter sp. zg-Y820 genome encodes:
- a CDS encoding biotin transporter BioY encodes MTLPPAPPAVPSGRILRQRRRWTPGDLSLIAVFAALTAAFSVLPGVPLGSGVPITLQTLAVMLAGIILGPARGAAAVGLFLLAGLAGLPVFSGFRGGLGVLAGPSAGYLLAFLPAAFLLGLLARLVLRRTRRARFPLLFAAAMGTSFLVVHPLGIAGMMLNAKLEFPAALAADMAFWPGDVLKNLLAAAVGVSVLTAFPRLAAKPR; translated from the coding sequence ATGACGCTTCCCCCCGCTCCCCCGGCGGTACCTTCCGGCCGGATCCTCCGGCAGCGCCGGCGGTGGACCCCGGGCGACCTGTCCCTGATCGCGGTCTTCGCGGCCCTCACGGCAGCGTTTTCGGTGCTTCCGGGAGTGCCCCTGGGCTCCGGTGTTCCGATCACGCTGCAGACACTGGCCGTCATGCTCGCCGGCATCATCCTGGGCCCCGCCCGCGGCGCCGCGGCCGTGGGCCTGTTCCTGCTGGCCGGCCTGGCCGGGCTGCCCGTCTTCAGCGGCTTCCGCGGCGGCCTTGGCGTGCTGGCCGGGCCGTCGGCCGGATACCTGCTGGCGTTCCTGCCCGCCGCCTTCCTTTTGGGACTGCTGGCACGCCTGGTCCTGCGCCGCACCCGCCGGGCCCGGTTTCCGCTCCTGTTTGCCGCGGCGATGGGCACCAGCTTCCTCGTGGTCCATCCCCTTGGCATCGCCGGAATGATGCTCAACGCGAAGCTGGAGTTCCCCGCAGCCCTGGCCGCCGACATGGCCTTCTGGCCCGGGGACGTGCTTAAGAACCTGCTGGCGGCCGCCGTCGGCGTGAGCGTCCTGACGGCCTTTCCGCGCCTGGCAGCGAAACCCCGCTGA
- a CDS encoding ABC-F family ATP-binding cassette domain-containing protein, which produces MIAVSNLELRAGARLLMEAVSFRVDKGDKIGLVGRNGAGKTTLTKVLAGEALPANGHVKRVGEIGYLPQDPRTPDMEQLGKDRILSARGLDVVTAQLKKCQDEMASEDEKVSRKAMNRYDRLEADFLAAGGYAAESEAATICANLALPDRLLNQPLSTLSGGQRRRVELARILYSDAETMLLDEPTNHLDADSIAWLREFLKNHTGGLIVISHDTALLEATVNKVFSLDANRATIDIYNMDWKRYKLQRETDERARKRERANTEKKAGILLAQANKMKARASGASAAQSMLKRVDRLMGGLDAVRATDRVAALRFPDPAPCGKTPMMAEGLSKSYGSLEIFTDVDLAIDRGSKVVILGLNGAGKTTLLRMLAGVDTPDTGKVIPGFGLKVGYYAQEHETLDTERTVLENMRSSAPDMDDAEVRSVLGSFMFSGDDVEKKAGVLSGGEKTRLALATIVASSANVLLLDEPTNNLDPASRAEILGALSNYSGAVVMVSHDEGAVAALNPERVVLLPDGDEDHWNDSYLDLVTLA; this is translated from the coding sequence GTGATTGCCGTATCTAATCTCGAGCTTCGTGCCGGCGCACGTTTGCTCATGGAAGCGGTTTCATTCCGTGTTGACAAAGGCGACAAAATTGGGTTGGTAGGCCGCAACGGAGCGGGCAAAACCACTCTTACCAAGGTTCTGGCCGGCGAGGCGCTGCCCGCCAACGGACACGTGAAGCGCGTTGGCGAAATCGGCTATCTGCCGCAGGACCCGCGCACGCCGGACATGGAGCAGCTGGGCAAGGACCGCATTCTCTCGGCCCGCGGCCTGGACGTCGTCACGGCGCAGCTCAAGAAGTGCCAGGACGAAATGGCCAGCGAAGACGAAAAGGTCTCCCGCAAGGCCATGAACCGCTATGACCGGCTCGAGGCCGACTTCCTGGCCGCCGGCGGATATGCCGCCGAATCCGAAGCCGCCACCATCTGCGCCAACCTGGCCCTTCCGGACCGGCTGCTGAATCAGCCGCTGAGCACCCTTTCCGGTGGCCAGCGCCGCCGTGTGGAACTGGCGCGGATCCTGTACTCGGACGCCGAAACCATGCTGCTCGATGAGCCCACCAACCACCTTGACGCCGACTCCATTGCCTGGCTGCGCGAGTTCCTGAAGAACCACACCGGCGGCCTGATCGTGATCAGCCACGATACTGCGCTGCTTGAAGCCACCGTGAACAAGGTCTTCAGCCTGGACGCCAACCGCGCCACGATCGACATCTACAACATGGACTGGAAGCGCTACAAGCTGCAGCGCGAGACCGACGAGCGTGCCCGCAAGCGCGAGCGTGCCAACACCGAGAAGAAGGCAGGCATCCTGCTGGCCCAGGCCAACAAGATGAAGGCCCGTGCTTCCGGCGCCTCGGCCGCGCAGAGCATGCTCAAGCGCGTTGACCGCCTCATGGGCGGCCTGGACGCCGTTCGCGCCACCGACCGGGTCGCAGCCCTGCGCTTCCCGGATCCGGCACCCTGCGGCAAGACTCCGATGATGGCCGAAGGCCTCAGCAAGAGCTACGGTTCGCTGGAAATCTTCACCGACGTTGACCTGGCCATCGACCGCGGTTCCAAGGTGGTCATCCTGGGCCTGAACGGTGCCGGCAAGACCACGCTGCTGCGCATGCTGGCCGGCGTCGACACCCCGGACACCGGCAAGGTCATCCCCGGCTTCGGCCTGAAGGTCGGCTACTACGCCCAGGAGCACGAAACCCTGGACACCGAGCGGACGGTGCTGGAGAACATGCGTTCCTCGGCTCCGGACATGGACGACGCCGAGGTCCGCAGCGTCCTGGGTTCGTTCATGTTCAGCGGTGACGACGTCGAGAAGAAGGCCGGCGTCCTCTCCGGCGGTGAGAAGACCCGCCTGGCCCTGGCGACCATCGTGGCCTCCTCGGCTAACGTCCTGCTCCTCGATGAGCCCACCAACAACCTGGACCCGGCCTCCCGCGCGGAGATCCTGGGCGCCCTGAGCAACTACTCCGGGGCAGTGGTGATGGTCAGCCACGATGAGGGAGCCGTTGCGGCGCTCAACCCCGAGCGCGTAGTGCTGCTGCCGGACGGCGACGAGGACCACTGGAACGATTCCTACCTGGACCTGGTCACGCTGGCCTAA